One Peribacillus simplex NBRC 15720 = DSM 1321 genomic region harbors:
- a CDS encoding ABC transporter ATP-binding protein, whose amino-acid sequence MYLTIDGIEKSFKNEKKESIKVLDKINIEVEKGSFVSIVGPSGCGKSTLLYLIAGLDKADVGEIRVAGKKVMKPGPERVVVFQEAGLFPWLTVLENVTYGLKLKKIPNEEAKAKALDILKMVHLSRYVDSYPHQLSGGMKQRVAIARALVMEPDILLMDEPFSALDEQTRMVLHKELLEIWRKTKVTIFFVTHNIREAVQLSEKIIVFATRPGKIKETISVPSMKDGVMPDSVTLHTEQRVLSILQEEIEKVLKEEMGNDYSFKTNHIHRDDSGDMGSHI is encoded by the coding sequence ATGTATTTAACAATAGATGGCATTGAAAAAAGTTTTAAGAATGAAAAGAAAGAAAGCATAAAGGTGCTCGATAAGATAAACATAGAGGTCGAGAAAGGAAGCTTCGTTTCGATCGTAGGTCCTTCAGGATGTGGAAAATCCACACTCCTTTATCTAATTGCCGGCCTTGATAAGGCAGATGTAGGTGAAATACGTGTAGCTGGGAAAAAAGTGATGAAGCCAGGTCCGGAACGGGTCGTAGTGTTTCAAGAGGCAGGGTTATTTCCTTGGTTGACGGTACTTGAAAATGTTACATACGGATTGAAGTTAAAGAAAATTCCCAATGAAGAGGCTAAAGCCAAGGCATTGGACATTTTAAAGATGGTTCACCTCAGCCGATATGTTGACTCCTATCCACATCAACTCTCAGGGGGCATGAAACAGAGGGTAGCCATCGCAAGAGCGTTGGTGATGGAACCGGATATCCTGTTGATGGATGAGCCATTCTCTGCACTTGATGAGCAAACGAGGATGGTCTTGCATAAAGAGCTGCTCGAAATCTGGAGAAAAACTAAAGTGACAATCTTTTTCGTGACCCATAATATTCGTGAGGCTGTTCAGCTTTCCGAAAAAATCATCGTCTTTGCAACCCGTCCAGGGAAAATTAAAGAGACGATTTCCGTCCCTTCCATGAAAGATGGAGTTATGCCGGATAGTGTAACTTTACATACAGAACAAAGGGTTCTATCGATTTTACAGGAGGAAATTGAAAAAGTGCTGAAGGAGGAAATGGGGAATGATTACAGCTTTAAGACGAATCATATTCATCGCGATGATAGCGGGGA